The DNA window TTCAAATTCTACTGAATAAACAGTCAATGCAAGTCGAAGTAGAGgaaaagcacaaaaaaaaacacctttgACATATCTATTACCTTGATGATGATATCATATACTTCGGAAATAGCATTTCTGACTGAAATGCTCACTTCAGAAGAGGTTTCACACTTGTCAAGCAACCCCATAGACTGGACAAGCGTCAAAATTTCTTCTGAGCAGGAAACCAGAATCTTTGATATCAGACTCCTCCCCATCAAAATGATAGTTGGCATGCCCCACACTGCACACAGATTGCTAGAGATGCGATCGATCAATACTTTTTTGTGCTCAAGATGTTCGCTGTTCCCTGGAAGATCTGTCTGAACCCCTATAGCCTTAATTTCCTTGCACTTGCTGCCTTTTGATTCAAAGCGGACACTTTCCTAACAATCAGAACAGAATCTATCACTAATGGATTATGTTAGCACCATATAGTAGAAAGCAATGAAGGCAGGCAAAATATAAACTACCTCCAAGACCTCGGATGTGTTTGTTTGATTCTTTTGATTCAAACAAGAACCATCTTGAGGGCAGCTTAGCTCATTGTTTTTGTCATTTAACTTGTCTGCTCTCCTTGTGGATGCCCAACAAGAACCCCCAGCATGCAAAGTCCCATTTGCAGGGGCATGATTCGAATTATCAATATCCATAGCTATGCCGCCGACACCATTGTTGGCACAGCTCCTGAATACACAAAATTGACATGAATGGTCTTGAGTATGCACTCAAATACAGCAAGCAACGGACAGatcaaataaaattagtttaattcAAATTATTCTCATTCAGATAATATGCATGGCTAAGTCCATAAGCAATCCTGCAACATGATGAGACAAGAGCATGCGTTACTAAATACAACGGTTGTGTACCACTTACACATTTGCCCTTCTCAAACTTTGAATCTCTGCTTCTTTAGCCTTGATTTCAAGGTCTTTCCTTGTTCTGTCTTTCTTCAGCTCACTGCATTCGTTTCTCTGCAATCAAAATTGAAACAAAATCATCCCTTGTTGATCACAGCTTCAAATTTTAGCCAAGTTCAGATAGTATCCCAGTCCACATGTACTAGGCCGATCCTCATTCCAAAGAAGCTTCAAACAAAGCAACATGTGCATCGACAACTTTATTAGTAGAGCACACGAAAACCAGCTAGCGAGACACGCACCATGTCATTAATTTGCTTCGAGACACGATTCAGCTCCCGCTGCAGAAGCAAGTACGAAGATGAATCATTAGGAGCGCACAGAAAAGTGAGTGCGGAACCAAACGAACATGCTTTACACGCACGAATGCGCCATCGCAACCCTCTCACCTTGAGCCTCTCGACCTCCCTCCGATCAGCCTCCCTGgcgtccctctccctccgcacgcccccgcccccgcccccgcctctGAATCGGTCGGCACCGGGGATGGTCGACACCGCGACGATCTCGCGGCCgctcacctccgccgccgggcgCTGGGAGAGCTCGCGCGGAGGGGAGAAGCCGCGGAGGCCGACGTCGGGTACCAACCCCATCGGGTGCTGGGAGAGCTCGCGGGGAGGCGAGAAGTGAACTGGAACTgaagcgggggcggcggcggcggcggcggagaaggcATGGGGCGCGGGGGAGATGTAGGAGAGCGGAGCCgcggagaaggaggaggaggaggtggtggagggcgACGGGAGGTAGGAGATGGGGTcgtcgggaggaggaggagcggcgggagTGGGGTTAGGGTTGCGGGAGGCGACGGCCTCGTCCTGGGCGCGGAAGAGTTCGGCGAGGAACTTCTCGTCGTCCCACTCGTCGTCGAGGCCGTCCATCCCCGCGTCGGCGCGCCTCaccggcggttgcggcggcggcggcgagggagagagagtgcggtgcggtgcggggGTTTGGGGGTTTTTGGTTGGTCGCATTTAATAGCGCCTTCGATATGGGTCTCTCTCATAGTCTCATTTTAGTCATTTTCATCCGCCTCTTATTTTACAAGAAGAATTTAATATGAATAATTAGATGAACTcaaatttgaataattttgCTAAGAATTTTGGGTTTTCCTTCTGGGATctaatatcaaaaatttgtcATTTGTTCAAAGAGGTTTTCGAGAGATGAATATTAAATTGGCCTGTTGGTTTCATAGGAAGGATTTCTGGATTTCCTAACAAGGATGTTAGATTTCCGTAGGCACATTTCCTAacctattatatataaaagttccccatcatatataaaagtttcccAATCTGATCTTTCtataacaaatttaaactttatattaattaatttgattgttTATATTCTCAAATAGCTATGGCACAACCAGATAATCCATAAAATCTCGTGAGAATACAACAGGACGagaacaacaaaaagaacGCAAGGACTGAGCACACAATGTTTATCCATTCCAAAAGAAGGCATTCAGAAATCAGACACGTCAGAATCAGCTCATAACACGATCAGTATTAGCAGCATCCCTCTAATGATTAACATAATGAGAACTTCTCTGTCACTTACAGAGAGCAAGAACAACAAGATGGAATAAAAATCGAAGCACTATATGCCTGTAACAAGTAGCAACAGAATAACCTATCTGAGCCCAGCTCCATCTATCAGACTACACACCTATAGTTTCTTGTTTCTGTATGAATCTGTTGGTGTATCTTCTCTTTCTCTAGCTAACCCCCCATGATCTGCCTGATGGCCACTCTCTGTGAAGATGACAACCTCGTTGGGAAGGCGACATCAAACTTGATCTTCAGGTTCCCTTTCTTCCCTGGTTCTTTCCTGATTGGCCACCCTTCGTTCATGATCATGATCTCGTGCCCAGGGCGCACGACTTCCTCCACCCTGATGGGGAGATTCCTACCATCAAGGGTCTTCAGATGTATGGTTGTCCCGGCAAGAGCATCCACCAAAGGGATCACCTGGGTTACTACAAGATTGTTCCCTTCAAGAAGGTACACATCATGGGGCTTCACATAGATGACGAAGGTAAGGTCTTGTGGCAACTGGCCATACAGCCTATCACCTTTGTTGGAAAATGTTATCTTTGTTCCCTTTTTCCAGCCAGGCAACACTTCAACAGGTAACACCTCTGTCTCGATTTCTACCTTCCTGCACAAGATAACATGAAGATGCAGCGTCAGAGAACCAAAATGCTTCAGTATAAAACAAGCAGGATTGATACCTCTAAACATGATTTCATATAATGCTGTAAAGCAAGAGGAAACGGTTTTCTCATTCAATCAGTTTTGgaagtatataaaataaaactatagatcaatatatatccTTGACATTGCGTATGCTCTTATTAGTTAAAAACAGGGAAACTTCAACATGTGAAGCTAAATCAAGaatcacaaaaatcaaattataaaactaggACGCCAAGTGTGCTGCCAACTATGACATGGTTTTATCCTCCAGAAACACTTTTCCTATCAATTATCAAACCACATTGTGTAGTTAGCAGCAAACAAGGCTTATTGAAGACTTAGAATTAATAGAGTTTGGGCAAACATTAACCGTGCCCATGCCACCACCAAACTTTTTGATTTAAACTTCTCTGGATCCCATTTTTGGAACCGTTAGCAGATTTGAATGGAGGTAATAGGTAACCAAATCAACAGAGTATAATAAACTGTTTCATGTATACAAGTAAAAGTAGAATATTGTTCCATACACAAAGAAACTTATATATCAAACACTATTTACGTATGTTGGACCATAAGCCTTTaatgagtaattaattagaacCTAACTGGAGTTGGCATTATGCAGTGCAAACAGAAACTTAACAAAGAGTGTCAATAGCACAACTCCTACCATTTTTGGTGTACTTCAAAACCCATAATGATGCAATTATAGAATAAAACACAATATttgaaacttgaaaattttcttacaaCAAAACTATGTATAATTTcacatatttttgtaaatgtGTTCCCAAACTACTGAAACTCTAGTACAGCAAATATACACAGTAAAGAGAAAATGTAGGCATACGTACCCATCAGAATTTGCAATATTCCTAGTGATCTTCATCTTCCTTTTTGTTCCGTTATACAATTCTTCAAGAGTGCATAGTAAGGTTTTTTCTGCAGCTGGTGGCTTTTCTAGCTGGCTTGTGCTGGTACTGCTTTCCTTATGTGAAGCAGAAGTTGATTCACTTCTAGTGTTTCCTGATGTCCACTGTGGTCGTTGTTGAAATTGCGTTCGTTCTTGGTCGAAGGAGTAAGGTTTATTGCTTGACATGAACTCAGCAAAGAAATCATCAGGGTCGCTCGGATTGTACCGGAAATTACTAGGACCACTTGGACCAGCAGATGCGGAGGTCCGGCTCTGTGAACCAGGTGGAGGCATACCCTTCAAACCTTCTTCACCATATCGGTCATAAATTGCACGTTTTTCTGGATCACTTAATACCTACAAAATTAATCAGAGTTCGTTAGAAGATAACATACTGAAGTGAGGAGGCCATGACCCAATATTGCATCACAATATGTTGCCTCATGCAGTACTACTATATGTGTATGCCATAGTTGCAAGAAGACTAAACAAACCTATATTTCTCACTTACCGCCTGAGTTTTACTATTTCCAATTCCAAATAAATGTTAGGAAATGAACTTTTGGGTGCTAGAGAAGTATAGCATTATAGCTAAGCTAGCCACTTTTGAACTTAAATAAACCCACAGTATTGAAACAGTCTTCTTTTGTATCGGTCAGCAGCTGGAATTATCAAAAGCTGATCATTTCCTCATGTTTCGGGGCACTAAGAGTTGAACCAATGGTctcatgttgaaaaataaaaatgttgttgATATGAATAGTATGCATAGCAGTAAACCAAGAGAAGGGGATGAACTACAAATTGCCTCCAGGTAGACATATATCCAAATGGGGCACGATCAAACCTGTCCAGGATACAACATGCTTGAGAGTAGAAGCTAATGTAGCACATTCTCCATTAAAAAACTATGCTTATAGTCTTTTAGTACAACTAATAGTCTATCTCCTTAATTATGGTATGAAAATTGTTGAATAGTATAGGAGAGATGTATACTGCGACACCGTGTAACGTGGCTCATTGTATTGTGCCTTGGGGGGCGGTATGTATAGGAGTATGTGACTTGGATTTCAAGTAATCCTAGAGATATAGATGGAAACTAATCCTATCTACCATAACAACTGGATCCTCTGGAGTCTTATCCATATATCCTAATAGACCCCTACAGTCAAAATGTGAGCAGTGTGGGCACTTAGACCggagaagaaacaaacaagagGACACTACAGTGATAGCCCTTTGTTATCGAAAAGGTTAACGGGCGAATATTCACGCGCCAATTAACCCGTGCAGAcacttcatatataaaaaatttataatataaactttctatatacagactttatatatatatatatataattttttagtttaaatctTTGTACACACATCTTTTTCAGATGATATTTTCCatgtagatttttttcctactagatactttatatgttataacatttctatgtataaattttttatacataaaatttctagtataaagataaaactttatacatacaaacacaaattattaaaaaaattgtatatatcaaTTTTCTAGTATATAGTACGTTCGTGTGGGTTAATAGGCACACGGACATTCGCCCGTTAGAAGGACCCACCCCTTTGTTATGATAGATAGGATTAATTTCCATCTACCATACCAACTGGATACTGTAGAGTCATACCTATAtactcaaaacaaaaatacagaTATTAAGCTACCATTTTGGGGACACACATAAGAAAAGTTCCATCGTATCATTTATtacaacccaaaaaaaaaaacttgtagaCCACCTTTTCACATCAATATGGCACCACCATATTTGCGCCAAATGTTTTAAGTACTATATTCTCTTGCAAACTGGGGGAAAAGGCATACCCCTAAATGCATCATATTGAAAGATAAATGAATGTACAAAATCCACTTGCCTCATAGGCCTCAGTTATCTGCTTGAACTTGGCCTCAGCCTCTGCGCCGCCAGTTGGATTCTTGTCGGGGTGCCACGTCCTTGCGAGCCGCCGGTATGACTTCTTGAGATCCTCTATTGTTGCATTGCGATTCACCTTGAGGATGTTGTAGTAGTCCATTCCCATCTCTGCTTTCAAAACAGGCAAGCAGGGACTGAAATGTGAAAACCTAGCCCTAGAGCTTCATATCTTCTGACCCCAAATCCAGGAGAAGCCCGCCAAGTTCTGGGAAGGCAGAGAAACAATTATCCATCAATCCTACCAAAATTAATCGAGCATGGCTACCGAAGAATCGCAATGAGAGCTATCAAATCAATGAAACCAAGCTGAACTAACGAGATGCTCCATACCCACAACCAATTGCCGAGCCAGAGTTTAAACCAGATTTATCTAGCAGCGCAAACGAATCAATGAAATCCGCAGAGTAAACGTTCTATCTACCCGAACCACACCGAATTGCTGCCCCCGGATAGCCTGAAATGCACAGTGCGCAGAGACGATGAGGCGAGACGGAAAGATGGCGACGTCACCTACGGTTTCAGATTTCAAAATGCCACACGCGATTCAGCCATCCAATGCAATCAATCACCAACCCCAGCCGAACCCAACCGTAGATCTCACCTCAGGGGGCTTCGACCGTGACGGCGGGGGGGAGCTGTCCGTCGGcggcctcgacgacgacgctggCGGTGCCGGCCGGGGCAGCTCAAGCGACGCGACGTCGGGCcgggcagcaggtcggcgggGAGCGGCGCGCGGATGAGCCCCCGTCGGCGTCACCTCCGCGTCCTCGAATCCTCGATGCGCCTCGGCCTTCGCCCCTAGACGATCACGCCGCGGACGCCGGGATGCCTCAcgtgggtggcggcggtggtggtgcgaCGGGCGAGGGCCCGCGGAGGTGAAGGAAGgtctcccgcgccgccgcagccgccggccgcgtccAGCTGTTTCGTGTTGCTCACCCGCTTTGGTATGGTTTACACGTACgtaattaatttagttttatttattattttgagatggtTTTTTGGTTTGTTGGAGGAAGCAAAGGTGTTTGTGGGATTCTCCGTACTGCTCGCTGTCGCTTGGAAATGGTTCAAATGGGCTTTGGGCTTTGGGGTGTTTAGatcgagaaaatttttgggcgGAGTGTTACGTCAAATGATTGGTTGTCGAAAgggatttttggacacgaatgaaaaaataaatttcacggttagcctagaaaccgcgagatgaatttttgagcctaattaatccatcattagcacgtgttgattactgtagcacttatgactaatcatagactaattaggctcaaaagattcgtcttaagatttcttccataactgtgcaattagttttttggttcatttatatttaatgttttatttagatgtccaaaaatttgatgtgatgtttttagaaaaaaaatttgaactaaacaCGGCCTTTGTGTGGGTAGGGTTCAGCTTACATTTGTTATTAGTAATATGATACGATAATTTTGGTTGGTTTTTCCGAGATTAATTATAAATCTTAAAcattgataaattttatgtggTTTTATACTAGTGTTTATTATGTGTTTATTATGGTAACGGTATGGTTGTCGGGGTTATCATTTAGTAAGATAACTCCTAGTTAAGAAATGTCACCAGTACTTTGTACGATAATTATAATCTttgttttgtgtgttttttcagATGGTTGTCTTTTTTATTGCTATTTCTCCGTTCACCCAATTTATTGTTATTGcttttatttagaaatgttgtttataaaattatttcagcGAATCAGTTACATGTActtctttgttttatattgtaaggaGTTTTAACATTACTTTTATTAAtgattcaatatatatgtatatatatttattgatatccatataaatattaaaaaaatcttatagcgtGAAACAGTGTTAATACTAACATTTCtttctaatttgtttttttagtggctgtggattttttattttagaaaatgattgtacttgttttaaaatattgaattcataaaaaataccaGAACGATGACACAAGGTAAAGGAATAATTGTGATTCGACCATTTTTTGAAGTCTCGGTTCCAGCCTGAGACTTCGCGTCATGGTCaggcatttttattttttgaaaaagaggtcaaataagaaaaactgAGAAATTAGGGCTAGATCGACAGCTATACTTTAAAATACGGTAAAAACATAACTGTCTCTAAGGTAAATCACATGTCCACGTGTATTCCTCTAAAGTAAATTAAACACAGACGTTCTACAGGAGagtacacaattttttttctcaaaaaccaAGTGTACAAAACTTGATTTGCTATTACAAAAGACTTTTAATCTTGGACTAAAAACTTCTAGAGGTGTTTAACTGTTAACCAACAGAAAAACCAACCAAGAAAGCAGAAAAAGCATTCCACTACCGTGTGCCTGGTCCTTCCCTGGGTCTGTTCCATcttttgaagaaat is part of the Oryza brachyantha chromosome 2, ObraRS2, whole genome shotgun sequence genome and encodes:
- the LOC102719454 gene encoding dnaJ homolog subfamily B member 1-like — its product is MGMDYYNILKVNRNATIEDLKKSYRRLARTWHPDKNPTGGAEAEAKFKQITEAYEVLSDPEKRAIYDRYGEEGLKGMPPPGSQSRTSASAGPSGPSNFRYNPSDPDDFFAEFMSSNKPYSFDQERTQFQQRPQWTSGNTRSESTSASHKESSTSTSQLEKPPAAEKTLLCTLEELYNGTKRKMKITRNIANSDGKVEIETEVLPVEVLPGWKKGTKITFSNKGDRLYGQLPQDLTFVIYVKPHDVYLLEGNNLVVTQVIPLVDALAGTTIHLKTLDGRNLPIRVEEVVRPGHEIMIMNEGWPIRKEPGKKGNLKIKFDVAFPTRLSSSQRVAIRQIMGG